A single region of the Enterobacter cloacae complex sp. R_G8 genome encodes:
- a CDS encoding DUF2556 family protein, producing the protein MIRKYWWLVVFAVSVFIFDTLLMQWIELMSTETDKCRNMNSVNPLKLVNCSELD; encoded by the coding sequence ATGATTCGTAAATACTGGTGGCTGGTTGTCTTTGCTGTCTCCGTTTTTATCTTCGATACGCTGCTGATGCAGTGGATTGAACTGATGAGCACCGAGACCGACAAGTGTCGCAATATGAATTCTGTGAACCCGCTTAAACTCGTCAATTGTTCAGAGCTGGACTGA
- a CDS encoding bifunctional diguanylate cyclase/phosphodiesterase, protein MLVSQYNHILVVLSFVVAILAAYTALNMAARVAGSQGVAARIWLAGGGIAMGIGVWAMHFIGMLAMDLSMSMSYNATLTGLSMVIAVGSSLFALWLVSCEQLRLRRLLPGALVMGSGIVAMHYTGMAALEVTPGIIWDKTWVGISVAIALAASLTALWLTFRLRHEAAQVALMRMGAAITMGIAIAGMHYAGMKAAQFPMSTMAHHDGINGSWLAVLVSVVALAILGITLLVSMLDARLQARTSLLASSLAEANRELAQLALQDTLTRLPNRILLEDRLDQAINKADREGTHFALMFMDLDGFKAVNDAYGHDVGDKLLVAVTQRLLLPLKGQFTLARIGGDEFVLLAEAEGPDDAASLANALVRAIDSPFNLDPYELVVTLSIGIALYPHDGKTERELMFNADAAMYHTKHMGRNGYHFFQPSMNTLAQTHLQLMNDLWLAIDRNELQLHYQPKFHAPAGPILGFEALLRWQHPKQGLLTPDLFLPLAEKTGQIIPIGNWVLNEACRQLREWHLKGHQNWSMAVNLSTLQFEQPSLVNTVLECLARHQVPPEMLILEVTETTAMSNPDESVRVLTELTNAGVKASIDDFGTGYSSLLYLKRLPACELKIDRAFVKELSGESEDATIVSAIVALAKTLNLKVVAEGVETEAQQAFLTELGCNTLQGYLLGKPVSAQTIETLCEQGEILPDTES, encoded by the coding sequence ATGCTGGTTAGCCAATACAACCATATCCTTGTAGTCCTCTCCTTTGTTGTTGCCATCCTTGCTGCCTATACCGCGCTGAATATGGCCGCGCGTGTCGCGGGGAGTCAGGGGGTCGCAGCTCGCATCTGGCTGGCCGGTGGCGGTATTGCAATGGGTATTGGCGTATGGGCGATGCATTTCATCGGCATGCTGGCAATGGATCTCTCCATGAGCATGAGCTACAACGCCACCCTGACGGGGTTATCTATGGTCATTGCCGTAGGTTCATCCTTGTTTGCATTGTGGCTTGTCAGCTGCGAACAGCTGCGTTTGCGCCGTCTGCTGCCCGGTGCACTGGTGATGGGAAGCGGTATTGTGGCCATGCATTACACCGGTATGGCGGCACTGGAGGTCACGCCCGGTATTATCTGGGATAAAACCTGGGTGGGTATATCGGTGGCTATCGCGCTTGCGGCGTCGCTCACGGCACTGTGGCTGACATTCCGCCTGCGTCATGAAGCCGCCCAGGTGGCGCTAATGCGCATGGGTGCCGCGATCACGATGGGGATCGCCATTGCCGGAATGCACTACGCGGGGATGAAAGCCGCCCAGTTTCCGATGTCGACCATGGCACACCATGACGGCATTAACGGCAGCTGGCTGGCTGTGCTGGTGAGCGTCGTCGCGCTCGCCATCCTTGGGATCACCCTGCTGGTCTCCATGCTGGATGCGCGCCTTCAGGCACGCACCTCTCTCCTTGCCTCATCCCTGGCAGAAGCTAACCGGGAGCTGGCTCAACTGGCACTGCAAGATACGCTGACGCGCCTGCCCAATCGTATCCTGCTGGAAGACCGACTCGACCAGGCCATCAACAAAGCAGACCGTGAGGGTACGCATTTCGCATTGATGTTCATGGATCTCGACGGTTTTAAAGCCGTCAATGACGCCTACGGTCATGATGTCGGCGATAAGCTGCTGGTGGCCGTTACGCAGCGCCTGCTGCTCCCCCTGAAAGGCCAGTTCACGCTTGCACGTATTGGCGGTGATGAATTTGTGCTGCTCGCAGAAGCAGAAGGCCCGGACGATGCGGCCTCCCTCGCCAACGCGCTGGTACGCGCGATTGATAGCCCGTTCAATCTGGATCCGTATGAGCTGGTGGTGACCCTTAGCATTGGTATTGCGCTGTATCCGCACGACGGCAAAACCGAGCGCGAACTGATGTTTAACGCCGATGCGGCGATGTACCACACCAAGCATATGGGCCGTAACGGTTATCACTTTTTCCAGCCCTCCATGAACACCCTGGCGCAAACCCATCTGCAGCTCATGAACGATCTGTGGCTGGCCATCGATCGTAATGAACTCCAGCTGCATTATCAGCCCAAATTCCACGCTCCGGCAGGCCCGATACTTGGATTTGAAGCGCTCCTGCGCTGGCAACACCCGAAGCAGGGATTACTCACGCCAGACCTGTTCCTGCCGCTGGCGGAAAAAACAGGGCAGATCATTCCGATTGGTAACTGGGTTCTCAATGAAGCCTGCCGCCAGTTGCGTGAATGGCACCTTAAAGGACATCAAAACTGGTCGATGGCAGTGAATCTGTCGACGCTGCAGTTTGAACAGCCGTCACTGGTTAATACGGTGCTCGAGTGTCTGGCACGTCATCAGGTACCACCGGAAATGCTGATCCTGGAAGTGACGGAAACGACCGCGATGAGCAATCCGGATGAGAGCGTGCGGGTGTTGACGGAGTTGACGAATGCGGGCGTGAAAGCCTCCATTGATGACTTTGGTACCGGATACTCGAGCCTGCTGTATCTTAAACGCTTACCCGCCTGTGAATTGAAAATCGACAGGGCGTTTGTGAAAGAGTTAAGTGGGGAAAGCGAAGATGCGACGATTGTCTCCGCGATTGTCGCCCTGGCGAAAACGCTGAATCTGAAAGTGGTGGCTGAAGGGGTGGAGACCGAAGCCCAACAAGCCTTTTTGACAGAGCTGGGGTGTAATACCCTTCAGGGTTATTTGTTAGGCAAACCTGTCAGCGCACAGACCATTGAGACGCTTTGCGAGCAGGGAGAGATCTTGCCCGACACTGAGTCGTAA
- the fis gene encoding DNA-binding transcriptional regulator Fis, with the protein MFEQRVNSDVLTVSTVNSQDQVTQKPLRDSVKQALKNYFAQLNGQDVNDLYELVLAEVEQPLLDMVMQYTRGNQTRAALMMGINRGTLRKKLKKYGMN; encoded by the coding sequence ATGTTCGAACAACGCGTAAATTCTGACGTACTGACCGTTTCTACCGTTAACTCTCAGGACCAGGTAACTCAAAAACCCCTGCGTGACTCGGTTAAACAGGCACTGAAGAACTATTTTGCTCAACTGAATGGTCAGGATGTTAATGACCTCTATGAGCTGGTACTGGCTGAAGTTGAACAGCCACTGTTGGACATGGTGATGCAATACACCCGCGGTAACCAAACCCGCGCTGCGCTGATGATGGGTATCAACCGTGGTACCCTGCGTAAGAAACTGAAAAAATACGGCATGAACTAA
- the dusB gene encoding tRNA dihydrouridine synthase DusB yields the protein MRIGHHQLRNRLIAAPMAGITDRPFRTLCYEMGAGLTVSEMMSSNPQVWESDKSRLRMVHIDEPGIRTVQIAGSVPEEMADAARINVESGAQIIDINMGCPAKKVNRKLAGSALLQYPDQVKSILTAVVSAVDVPVTLKIRTGWSPEHRNCVEIAQLAEDCGIQALTIHGRTRACLFNGEAEYDSIRAVKQKVSIPIIANGDITDPLKARAVLDYTGADALMIGRAAQGRPWIFREIQHYLDTGELLAPLPLAEVKRLLCSHVRELHDHYGQAKGYRIARKHVSWYLQEHAPNDQFRRTFNAIEDASEQLEALEAYFENLA from the coding sequence ATGCGCATCGGACACCACCAGCTCAGAAATCGCCTGATCGCAGCCCCAATGGCAGGTATTACCGACCGGCCGTTCAGGACGCTGTGCTATGAGATGGGAGCCGGTTTAACCGTTTCCGAGATGATGTCGTCTAACCCGCAGGTCTGGGAAAGCGATAAATCCCGCCTTCGGATGGTGCACATTGATGAACCAGGTATTCGCACCGTGCAAATCGCCGGAAGTGTGCCTGAAGAGATGGCAGATGCCGCGCGGATTAACGTGGAAAGTGGCGCCCAGATTATTGATATCAACATGGGTTGCCCGGCCAAAAAAGTGAATCGCAAGCTTGCAGGTTCAGCCCTTCTGCAATACCCCGACCAGGTGAAGTCAATCCTGACGGCGGTTGTCAGCGCAGTGGACGTTCCTGTTACGTTGAAGATTCGCACGGGTTGGTCGCCGGAACACCGTAACTGTGTAGAGATTGCCCAACTGGCCGAAGACTGTGGCATTCAGGCCCTGACCATTCATGGACGCACTCGCGCCTGTTTGTTCAACGGTGAAGCTGAATACGACAGCATTCGGGCAGTTAAGCAGAAAGTTTCCATTCCGATTATCGCGAATGGCGACATTACTGACCCGCTTAAAGCCAGAGCTGTGCTCGACTATACGGGAGCTGATGCTCTGATGATAGGACGTGCAGCTCAGGGAAGACCCTGGATCTTTCGGGAAATCCAGCATTATCTGGACACTGGGGAGCTGCTTGCCCCGCTGCCACTGGCAGAGGTTAAGCGCTTGCTTTGTTCGCATGTTCGGGAACTGCATGACCACTACGGTCAGGCAAAAGGGTACCGAATTGCGCGTAAACACGTCTCCTGGTATCTCCAGGAGCACGCTCCAAATGACCAGTTTCGGCGCACATTCAACGCCATAGAGGATGCCAGCGAACAGCTGGAGGCGTTGGAGGCATACTTCGAAAATCTTGCGTAA
- the prmA gene encoding 50S ribosomal protein L11 methyltransferase, translating into MPWIQLKLNTTGAHAEELSDALMEAGSVSITFQDTHDTPVFEPLPGETRLWGDTDVIGLFDAETDMKEVVAILEHHPLLGAGFAHKIEQLEDKDWEREWMDNFHPMQFGKRLWICPSWREVPDENAVNVMLDPGLAFGTGTHPTTSLCLQWLDGLDLEGKTVIDFGCGSGILAIAALKLGAAKAIGIDIDPQAIQASRDNAERNGVSDRLELYLPDAQPEAMKADVVVANILAGPLRELAPLISVLPVEGGLLGLSGILASQADSVCEAYADLFTLDPVVEKEEWCRITGRKK; encoded by the coding sequence ATGCCGTGGATCCAACTAAAACTGAACACAACCGGTGCTCACGCCGAAGAGCTGAGCGATGCGCTGATGGAGGCCGGCTCGGTCTCTATCACCTTCCAGGACACGCATGACACGCCGGTCTTTGAGCCGCTGCCAGGTGAAACCCGCCTGTGGGGCGATACCGACGTCATCGGCCTCTTTGATGCCGAAACCGACATGAAAGAAGTGGTCGCGATTCTGGAACATCATCCTCTGCTGGGCGCAGGTTTTGCGCACAAAATTGAACAGCTGGAAGACAAAGACTGGGAACGCGAATGGATGGATAACTTCCACCCGATGCAGTTTGGCAAGCGTCTGTGGATCTGCCCAAGCTGGCGCGAGGTGCCCGATGAAAACGCGGTCAACGTGATGCTCGATCCGGGTCTGGCATTTGGTACCGGCACCCACCCGACCACCTCACTGTGCCTGCAGTGGCTGGATGGTCTGGATCTGGAAGGGAAAACCGTGATCGACTTCGGCTGTGGATCCGGGATCCTCGCCATTGCCGCACTGAAGCTGGGCGCCGCAAAAGCCATCGGGATCGATATCGATCCGCAGGCTATTCAGGCCAGTCGTGATAACGCCGAGCGTAACGGCGTTTCCGATCGCCTTGAGCTGTATCTCCCTGACGCGCAGCCAGAGGCCATGAAAGCCGATGTGGTGGTCGCGAACATCCTGGCGGGCCCATTACGCGAGCTTGCACCGTTAATCAGTGTGCTGCCCGTTGAGGGCGGTCTGCTGGGACTTTCCGGGATCCTGGCAAGCCAGGCTGACAGCGTTTGCGAAGCCTACGCCGATCTCTTCACCCTCGATCCGGTGGTGGAAAAAGAAGAGTGGTGCCGCATCACGGGCCGTAAAAAATAA